In a genomic window of Labeo rohita strain BAU-BD-2019 chromosome 20, IGBB_LRoh.1.0, whole genome shotgun sequence:
- the nek1 gene encoding serine/threonine-protein kinase Nek1 isoform X2, whose amino-acid sequence MDKYERLKKIGEGSFGKAILVKSRTDGRQYVIKEIGISRMSNKERQESRKEVAVLANMSHPNIVQYKESFEESGCLYIVMDYCEGGDLFKKINNQRGTLFPEEQILDWFVQICLALKHVHDRKILHRDIKSQNIFLTKDGTIQLGDFGIARVLNSTVELARTCIGTPYYLSPEICENKPYNNKSDIWALGCVLYEMCTLKHAFEAGNMKNLVLKIIRGSYPPVSVHYSQDLRFLLAQLFKRNPRERPSVSAILDKPFLARRIHKFLSPQIIAQEFNHSLHLNQPKMSVAQGAPAKRPAPGPIPISPAQKITKPAAKYGVPLTVRRPSDAIRKVPDAAKKPVKLKQAPPPAAAQRRVSRVEEERRKHEEGVRKKRMEMMERERKQREQMLLLKAAQMKRFEREKLNRINRAREQGWRHVLSSSGGSSPERKYYGGGGGGGSIGAPHSHGIGPSPVPGPTPIPTPAPVSALAPTRAAYDHVHPAAEKPSKPTPKDVAGEGAKSSVDSSSTATDSGSLNGHACIPVKDAVRKEPRKASLQNEQTARNDYANRFRGQLAAERAKQVEEFLQRKREAMLNKVRAEGQLGARQNLAAIFASWTNSSRCRRPQVNKEEEEYLARLRQIRLQNFNERQQIKARLRGEKYDSDGSDSQESCEEAAVLRRKKIEALKAQSKARAAVLKEQLEKKRREAYEREKKAWEDHLVARGVKVAVGAVGGAPSPAVPATQPSDSTPQEDASKATPSSRPTTPAISMTAALKDVGAISSGQSSPMKEDSLKAETPGGQSDKKEILRRLNQKVQTTEEDAVKDATPGSSASCPTPQQIQPSIIEERPPTAGDRKKWEAVAPPILSVAEQTLEETCATLAVSQVASPETNEPPGGDRKKWQTDGAPLLSVAQQTLEETSFTTAGQLTEKTAGEVIRMDAWQGEGLRKAWGRSPDSEVLKVLEQAELQSFTQKLDTASTCDHTLTESLNLIEESSDVTHETKQVPLPQPCQPAIGLAKQEVTCQETVPITGEVQSQELIPPTQEEIQKTQSGESEEEVVDDMESVVLDEASQQTSKPPPADVMQAWTNDTPVSQPAEGRVIQAECTEITQREEKQPEPAVEESLFVKLSSSPAHRRTVALAVLSAQSSLEDSSSVASRSRSVSPLRSQRHDDALLIGLSTGLFDANNPKMLRTCSLPDLSKVFSDSAEPESAVAPDNNLEIEDLEDKADEQSEPEDVYEDDDLRELRASMERLLQEQRSDDENDEEEDDGGGSNGSPADEEAAGLNGLASVGDDKRSPEEECFNGMAEEDDDVSHGEDEPGGPVTNGMEVEEDEEQNSSEGQLNEEWHSDDSEEEDDEDLEQQDSIFSRLEELRFHLEQAMGFENFIQAYNKIKAIHEDEDENIAMGSSMVENILGTEHQHLYPKILNLVMADGAYQEDNDE is encoded by the exons ATGGATAAATATGAGAGATTGAAGAAGATTGGGGAGGGATCCTTTGGGAAAGCCATCCTGGTCAAGTCAAGGACAGATGGCCGACAATATGTTATCAAGGAGATTGGCATCTCCAGG ATGTCAAACAAAGAAAGGCAAGAATCGCGTAAAGAGGTGGCAGTTCTGGCTAATATGAGCCATCCAAACATTGTCCAGTACAAGGAATCCTTTGAAG AGAGTGGTTGTTTGTACATAGTAATGGACTACTGTGAGGGAGGAGACCTGTTTAAGAAGATCAATAATCAGAGAGGGACTCTATTCCCTGAAGAACAG ATTCTTGACTGGTTTGTGCAGATCTGCCTGGCTCTGAAACACGTACATGACCGCAAAATCCTACACAGGGACATCAAATCACAG aATATTTTTCTGACCAAAGATGGTACCATACAGTTGGGTGACTTTGGAATCGCTAGAGTTCTGAACAG CACCGTGGAGTTGGCGCGGACATGTATTGGCACACCTTACTACCTGTCACCAGAGATATGTGAAAATAAACCATACAACAACAAGAG TGATATCTGGGCCCTGGGATGTGTCCTATATGAAATGTGCACGCTTAAGCATGCA TTTGAGGCCGGAAACATGAAGAACCTGGTGTTGAAAATCATCCGTGGTTCGTACCCGCCTGTTTCCGTGCATTATTCCCAAGACTTGCGCTTTCTTCTGGCCCAGCTGTTCAAGCGCAACCCCCGAGAGAGACCCTCCGTCTCAGCCATTTTGGACAAGCCTTTTCTTGCTCGCAGGATTCACAAGTTTCTCAGTCCTCAG ATTATTGCTCAGGAATTCAACCACTCACTTCACCTTAATCAGCCTAAAATGAGTGTGGCCCAGGGTGCACCAG CCAAACGCCCTGCCCCAGGCCCCATCCCCATCTCCCCAGCTCAGAAAATCACAAAGCCAGCAGCCAAATATGGAGTGCCTTTAACAGTCCGAAGACCGTCTGATGCAATCAGAAAGGTCCCAGATGCAGCAAAGAAACCAGTCAAACTCAAGCAG GCTCCCCCTCCTGCAGCAGCTCAGAGGAGAGTGAGTCGAGTGGAGGAGGAGAGGAGGAAGCATGAG GAAGGAGTGAGGAAGAAACGGATGGAGATGATGGAGAGGGAAAGAAAGCAAAGAGAACAG ATGTTGTTACTGAAGGCTGCTCAGATGAAGAGATTTGAGAGGGAAAAG CTGAACCGAATCAACCGGGCTCGGGAGCAGGGCTGGAGACATGTGCTCAGTTCTAGTGGAGGCAGCAGTCCTGAGCGAAAG TATTATGGAGGTGGTGGCGGCGGGGGCAGTATCGGAGCACCACATTCCCATGGAATAGGCCCATCACCTGTGCCTGGCCCCACCCCTATTCCTACTCCTGCTCCTGTTTCTGCTTTAGCTCCAACCAGAGCTGCATATGACCATGTCCACCCAGCAGCTGAAAAACCATCCAAACCTACACCTAAAGATGTTGCTGGAGAAGGAGCCAAGTCTTCAGTGGACAGTAGCAG cACTGCTACAGACTCAGGGTCGCTGAATGGTCATGCCTGCATTCCTGTTAAGGATGCTGTCAGGAAAGAACCACGCAAAGCAAGTCTCCAAAACGAGCAGACTGCGAGGAACGACTATGCCAATAG GTTTCGAGGTCAGCTAGCGGCAGAGAGGGCTAAGCAGGTGGAAGAGTTTCTACAGCGGAAAAGAGAAGCCATGCTGAATAAAGTCCGTGCGGAAGGACAGCTG GGGGCCCGGCAAAACCTGGCCGCCATCTTTGCAAGCTGGACAAACTCCTCCCGATGCAGGAGACCCCAAGTCAACAAAGAGGAGGAG GAGTACTTGGCGAGATTACGACAGATCCGACTACAGAACTTTAATGAACGCCAGCAGATCAAAGCACGCCTCAGAGGAGAGAAG TATGATAGTGATGGCTCAGACAGTCAGGAGTCCTGTGAAGAGGCAGCAGTCCTCAGGAGGAAGAAGATTGAGGCTTTGAAg GCCCAGTCAAAGGCTCGTGCTGCTGTACTTAAAGAACAgctggaaaagaaaagaagagaagcatatgagagagagaagaaagcaTGGGAGGATCAT CTTGTTGCACGAGGAGTAAAGGTTGCTGTTGGAGCTGTGGGTGGAGCTCCATCTCCTGCAGTCCCTGCCACTCAGCCATCTGACTCCACCCCTCAGGAAGATGCTTCCAAAGCCACACCCTCCTCTAGACCCACCACTCCAGCCATCTCCATGACTGCTGCTCTGAAGGATGTGGGAGCG ATTTCATCAGGACAGAGTTCTCCTATGAAAGAGGACTCCCTTAAAGCAGAAACACCAGGTGGACAG aGTGACAAGAAGGAGATTCTTCGCAGACTAAATCAGAAGGTCCAGACCACTGAGGAAGATGCTGTGAAAGATGCCACACCTGGCAGCAGTGCATCATGCCCAACTCCTCAACAGATCCAGCCTTCCATCATAGAGGAAAGACCTCCTACAGCTGGTGATAGAAAGAAATGGGAAGCTGTAGCTCCACCCATATTGTCTGTAGCTGAACAAACTCTGGAGGAGACCTGTGCAACTCTAGCAG TTTCTCAGGTGGCATCTCCAGAGACAAATGAACCCCCTGGTGGAGACAGGAAGAAGTGGCAGACTGATGGTGCCCCTCTTCTGTCTGTGGCTCAGCAGACTCTGGAAGAAACCAGCTTTACAACAGCAGGTCAGCTAACAG aaaaaacaGCAGGTGAAGTCATTCGCATGGATGCTTGGCAGGGGGAGGGGCTAAGGAAGGCTTGGGGGCGGAGTCCAGACTCAGAGGTTCTGAAGGTGTTGGAACAGGCAGAGCTCCAGTCCTTTACCCAGAAACTAGATACCGCCAGCACCTGTGACCACACACTTACTG aAAGCCTTAATCTCATTGAAGAGTCTTCAGATGTCACTCATGAAACCAAACAAGTGCCTCTTCCTCAGCCGTGCCAGCCTGCCATTGGCCTTGCCAAACAAGAAGTGACATGTCAGGAGACAGTGCCAATCACAGGAGAAGTTCAAAGTCAGGAACTAATCCCACCAACACAAGAGGAGATACAAAAGACTCAGTCTGGAGAAAGTGAGGAAGAGG TGGTGGATGATATGGAGTCAGTAGTTCTGGATGAAGCCTCTCAGCAAACCTCAAAGCCGCCCCCAGCAGATGTAATGCAAGCATGGACAAATGACACTCCAGTGTCTCA gcCAGCAGAGGGCAGAGTAATACAAGCAGAGTGCACAGAGATAACGCAAAGAGAAGAGAAACAGCCTGAACCTGCAG tagaAGAGTCTCTGTTTGTGAAGCTAAGCAGTAGTCCAGCTCACAGACGTACAGTAGCCTTGGCCGTCCTGTCTGCTCAGTCCTCATTGGAAGACTCTTCCTCCGTCGCCTCGCGTTCCCGCTCTGTCTCTCCACTGCGCTCCCAACGGCATGACGACGCACTTCTCATCGGGCTCTCCACTGGCCTCTTTGATGCAAACAACCCAAAG ATGCTGAGGACGTGCTCCTTACCAGATCTCAGTAAAGTTTTCAGTGATTCTGCAGAACCTGAAAGTGCAGTCGCTCCTGACAACAACCTGGAGATTGAAGATCTTGAGGATAAAGCGGATGAGCAGTCTGAACCCGAGGA TGTGTATGAGGATGACGATTTGAGGGAGCTCAGAGCATCTATGGAGAGGCTCCTCCAGGAGCAGCGCAGTGATGATGAAAAtgatgaggaggaggatgacGGTGGTGGATCCAACGGCAGCCCCGCTGATGAAGAAGCAGCTGGTCTTAATGGGCTGGCTAGTGTTGGTGATGACAAACGCAGTCCAGAGGAGGAGTGTTTTAATGGAATGGCTGAGGAAGATGATGATGTTAGCCATGGTGAAGACGAGCCAGGAGGGCCAGTTACTAACGGAATGGAGGTTGAAGAGGATGAAGAGCAGAACAGCAGTGAAGGCCAGCTCAATGAGGAGTGGCATTCTG
- the nek1 gene encoding serine/threonine-protein kinase Nek1 isoform X1, protein MDKYERLKKIGEGSFGKAILVKSRTDGRQYVIKEIGISRMSNKERQESRKEVAVLANMSHPNIVQYKESFEESGCLYIVMDYCEGGDLFKKINNQRGTLFPEEQILDWFVQICLALKHVHDRKILHRDIKSQNIFLTKDGTIQLGDFGIARVLNSTVELARTCIGTPYYLSPEICENKPYNNKSDIWALGCVLYEMCTLKHAFEAGNMKNLVLKIIRGSYPPVSVHYSQDLRFLLAQLFKRNPRERPSVSAILDKPFLARRIHKFLSPQIIAQEFNHSLHLNQPKMSVAQGAPAKRPAPGPIPISPAQKITKPAAKYGVPLTVRRPSDAIRKVPDAAKKPVKLKQAPPPAAAQRRVSRVEEERRKHEEGVRKKRMEMMERERKQREQMLLLKAAQMKRFEREKLNRINRAREQGWRHVLSSSGGSSPERKYYGGGGGGGSIGAPHSHGIGPSPVPGPTPIPTPAPVSALAPTRAAYDHVHPAAEKPSKPTPKDVAGEGAKSSVDSSSTATDSGSLNGHACIPVKDAVRKEPRKASLQNEQTARNDYANRFRGQLAAERAKQVEEFLQRKREAMLNKVRAEGQLGARQNLAAIFASWTNSSRCRRPQVNKEEEEYLARLRQIRLQNFNERQQIKARLRGEKYDSDGSDSQESCEEAAVLRRKKIEALKAQSKARAAVLKEQLEKKRREAYEREKKAWEDHQLVARGVKVAVGAVGGAPSPAVPATQPSDSTPQEDASKATPSSRPTTPAISMTAALKDVGAISSGQSSPMKEDSLKAETPGGQSDKKEILRRLNQKVQTTEEDAVKDATPGSSASCPTPQQIQPSIIEERPPTAGDRKKWEAVAPPILSVAEQTLEETCATLAVSQVASPETNEPPGGDRKKWQTDGAPLLSVAQQTLEETSFTTAGQLTEKTAGEVIRMDAWQGEGLRKAWGRSPDSEVLKVLEQAELQSFTQKLDTASTCDHTLTESLNLIEESSDVTHETKQVPLPQPCQPAIGLAKQEVTCQETVPITGEVQSQELIPPTQEEIQKTQSGESEEEVVDDMESVVLDEASQQTSKPPPADVMQAWTNDTPVSQPAEGRVIQAECTEITQREEKQPEPAVEESLFVKLSSSPAHRRTVALAVLSAQSSLEDSSSVASRSRSVSPLRSQRHDDALLIGLSTGLFDANNPKMLRTCSLPDLSKVFSDSAEPESAVAPDNNLEIEDLEDKADEQSEPEDVYEDDDLRELRASMERLLQEQRSDDENDEEEDDGGGSNGSPADEEAAGLNGLASVGDDKRSPEEECFNGMAEEDDDVSHGEDEPGGPVTNGMEVEEDEEQNSSEGQLNEEWHSDDSEEEDDEDLEQQDSIFSRLEELRFHLEQAMGFENFIQAYNKIKAIHEDEDENIAMGSSMVENILGTEHQHLYPKILNLVMADGAYQEDNDE, encoded by the exons ATGGATAAATATGAGAGATTGAAGAAGATTGGGGAGGGATCCTTTGGGAAAGCCATCCTGGTCAAGTCAAGGACAGATGGCCGACAATATGTTATCAAGGAGATTGGCATCTCCAGG ATGTCAAACAAAGAAAGGCAAGAATCGCGTAAAGAGGTGGCAGTTCTGGCTAATATGAGCCATCCAAACATTGTCCAGTACAAGGAATCCTTTGAAG AGAGTGGTTGTTTGTACATAGTAATGGACTACTGTGAGGGAGGAGACCTGTTTAAGAAGATCAATAATCAGAGAGGGACTCTATTCCCTGAAGAACAG ATTCTTGACTGGTTTGTGCAGATCTGCCTGGCTCTGAAACACGTACATGACCGCAAAATCCTACACAGGGACATCAAATCACAG aATATTTTTCTGACCAAAGATGGTACCATACAGTTGGGTGACTTTGGAATCGCTAGAGTTCTGAACAG CACCGTGGAGTTGGCGCGGACATGTATTGGCACACCTTACTACCTGTCACCAGAGATATGTGAAAATAAACCATACAACAACAAGAG TGATATCTGGGCCCTGGGATGTGTCCTATATGAAATGTGCACGCTTAAGCATGCA TTTGAGGCCGGAAACATGAAGAACCTGGTGTTGAAAATCATCCGTGGTTCGTACCCGCCTGTTTCCGTGCATTATTCCCAAGACTTGCGCTTTCTTCTGGCCCAGCTGTTCAAGCGCAACCCCCGAGAGAGACCCTCCGTCTCAGCCATTTTGGACAAGCCTTTTCTTGCTCGCAGGATTCACAAGTTTCTCAGTCCTCAG ATTATTGCTCAGGAATTCAACCACTCACTTCACCTTAATCAGCCTAAAATGAGTGTGGCCCAGGGTGCACCAG CCAAACGCCCTGCCCCAGGCCCCATCCCCATCTCCCCAGCTCAGAAAATCACAAAGCCAGCAGCCAAATATGGAGTGCCTTTAACAGTCCGAAGACCGTCTGATGCAATCAGAAAGGTCCCAGATGCAGCAAAGAAACCAGTCAAACTCAAGCAG GCTCCCCCTCCTGCAGCAGCTCAGAGGAGAGTGAGTCGAGTGGAGGAGGAGAGGAGGAAGCATGAG GAAGGAGTGAGGAAGAAACGGATGGAGATGATGGAGAGGGAAAGAAAGCAAAGAGAACAG ATGTTGTTACTGAAGGCTGCTCAGATGAAGAGATTTGAGAGGGAAAAG CTGAACCGAATCAACCGGGCTCGGGAGCAGGGCTGGAGACATGTGCTCAGTTCTAGTGGAGGCAGCAGTCCTGAGCGAAAG TATTATGGAGGTGGTGGCGGCGGGGGCAGTATCGGAGCACCACATTCCCATGGAATAGGCCCATCACCTGTGCCTGGCCCCACCCCTATTCCTACTCCTGCTCCTGTTTCTGCTTTAGCTCCAACCAGAGCTGCATATGACCATGTCCACCCAGCAGCTGAAAAACCATCCAAACCTACACCTAAAGATGTTGCTGGAGAAGGAGCCAAGTCTTCAGTGGACAGTAGCAG cACTGCTACAGACTCAGGGTCGCTGAATGGTCATGCCTGCATTCCTGTTAAGGATGCTGTCAGGAAAGAACCACGCAAAGCAAGTCTCCAAAACGAGCAGACTGCGAGGAACGACTATGCCAATAG GTTTCGAGGTCAGCTAGCGGCAGAGAGGGCTAAGCAGGTGGAAGAGTTTCTACAGCGGAAAAGAGAAGCCATGCTGAATAAAGTCCGTGCGGAAGGACAGCTG GGGGCCCGGCAAAACCTGGCCGCCATCTTTGCAAGCTGGACAAACTCCTCCCGATGCAGGAGACCCCAAGTCAACAAAGAGGAGGAG GAGTACTTGGCGAGATTACGACAGATCCGACTACAGAACTTTAATGAACGCCAGCAGATCAAAGCACGCCTCAGAGGAGAGAAG TATGATAGTGATGGCTCAGACAGTCAGGAGTCCTGTGAAGAGGCAGCAGTCCTCAGGAGGAAGAAGATTGAGGCTTTGAAg GCCCAGTCAAAGGCTCGTGCTGCTGTACTTAAAGAACAgctggaaaagaaaagaagagaagcatatgagagagagaagaaagcaTGGGAGGATCAT CAGCTTGTTGCACGAGGAGTAAAGGTTGCTGTTGGAGCTGTGGGTGGAGCTCCATCTCCTGCAGTCCCTGCCACTCAGCCATCTGACTCCACCCCTCAGGAAGATGCTTCCAAAGCCACACCCTCCTCTAGACCCACCACTCCAGCCATCTCCATGACTGCTGCTCTGAAGGATGTGGGAGCG ATTTCATCAGGACAGAGTTCTCCTATGAAAGAGGACTCCCTTAAAGCAGAAACACCAGGTGGACAG aGTGACAAGAAGGAGATTCTTCGCAGACTAAATCAGAAGGTCCAGACCACTGAGGAAGATGCTGTGAAAGATGCCACACCTGGCAGCAGTGCATCATGCCCAACTCCTCAACAGATCCAGCCTTCCATCATAGAGGAAAGACCTCCTACAGCTGGTGATAGAAAGAAATGGGAAGCTGTAGCTCCACCCATATTGTCTGTAGCTGAACAAACTCTGGAGGAGACCTGTGCAACTCTAGCAG TTTCTCAGGTGGCATCTCCAGAGACAAATGAACCCCCTGGTGGAGACAGGAAGAAGTGGCAGACTGATGGTGCCCCTCTTCTGTCTGTGGCTCAGCAGACTCTGGAAGAAACCAGCTTTACAACAGCAGGTCAGCTAACAG aaaaaacaGCAGGTGAAGTCATTCGCATGGATGCTTGGCAGGGGGAGGGGCTAAGGAAGGCTTGGGGGCGGAGTCCAGACTCAGAGGTTCTGAAGGTGTTGGAACAGGCAGAGCTCCAGTCCTTTACCCAGAAACTAGATACCGCCAGCACCTGTGACCACACACTTACTG aAAGCCTTAATCTCATTGAAGAGTCTTCAGATGTCACTCATGAAACCAAACAAGTGCCTCTTCCTCAGCCGTGCCAGCCTGCCATTGGCCTTGCCAAACAAGAAGTGACATGTCAGGAGACAGTGCCAATCACAGGAGAAGTTCAAAGTCAGGAACTAATCCCACCAACACAAGAGGAGATACAAAAGACTCAGTCTGGAGAAAGTGAGGAAGAGG TGGTGGATGATATGGAGTCAGTAGTTCTGGATGAAGCCTCTCAGCAAACCTCAAAGCCGCCCCCAGCAGATGTAATGCAAGCATGGACAAATGACACTCCAGTGTCTCA gcCAGCAGAGGGCAGAGTAATACAAGCAGAGTGCACAGAGATAACGCAAAGAGAAGAGAAACAGCCTGAACCTGCAG tagaAGAGTCTCTGTTTGTGAAGCTAAGCAGTAGTCCAGCTCACAGACGTACAGTAGCCTTGGCCGTCCTGTCTGCTCAGTCCTCATTGGAAGACTCTTCCTCCGTCGCCTCGCGTTCCCGCTCTGTCTCTCCACTGCGCTCCCAACGGCATGACGACGCACTTCTCATCGGGCTCTCCACTGGCCTCTTTGATGCAAACAACCCAAAG ATGCTGAGGACGTGCTCCTTACCAGATCTCAGTAAAGTTTTCAGTGATTCTGCAGAACCTGAAAGTGCAGTCGCTCCTGACAACAACCTGGAGATTGAAGATCTTGAGGATAAAGCGGATGAGCAGTCTGAACCCGAGGA TGTGTATGAGGATGACGATTTGAGGGAGCTCAGAGCATCTATGGAGAGGCTCCTCCAGGAGCAGCGCAGTGATGATGAAAAtgatgaggaggaggatgacGGTGGTGGATCCAACGGCAGCCCCGCTGATGAAGAAGCAGCTGGTCTTAATGGGCTGGCTAGTGTTGGTGATGACAAACGCAGTCCAGAGGAGGAGTGTTTTAATGGAATGGCTGAGGAAGATGATGATGTTAGCCATGGTGAAGACGAGCCAGGAGGGCCAGTTACTAACGGAATGGAGGTTGAAGAGGATGAAGAGCAGAACAGCAGTGAAGGCCAGCTCAATGAGGAGTGGCATTCTG